A region of Lacinutrix sp. Hel_I_90 DNA encodes the following proteins:
- a CDS encoding fasciclin domain-containing protein yields MKTIKKLSMLLLATLVLWSCSNDDDGATPINQPPATLNIVETAQATADLSILVEAVIQANLTTTLSGTGPYTVLAPTNAAFQEFLDSNPAWNSLADIDNATLTQVLLNHVISGTVTSTALISAGSGYTSTLADGAGGQNLSIYYNTTAGVKFNDLATVTTADVAASNGIVHIVDKVITLPSIVDHAIANPELTSLVAAVTRADQTAVLAALTGATAADPLTVLAPVNAAFTTFLDGTPLVDVPAADLTQLLLNHTMNGFVDSTTLTTAGEGYANTNAAGAGGNDMSIYYNTSSGVTFNGVSTVAIADIVGTNGIVHAVDAVVDLPTIATFATANPALSSLVAALQLADTGTPTVPYITTVSDATAGPFTVFAPTNDAFAALLLELDPTGSTELGDVAPATVDGILTYHIVSANVQSSMLVSGPVTTLGGDITADATAFTLTDPNNRVSNIITTLVDIQATNGVVHAIDTVLLPLQ; encoded by the coding sequence ATGAAAACAATCAAGAAATTATCGATGCTATTATTAGCAACCCTCGTATTATGGTCATGTAGTAATGATGATGATGGCGCGACTCCAATTAACCAGCCTCCTGCCACTTTAAATATTGTAGAGACGGCACAAGCTACTGCAGATTTAAGCATTTTAGTGGAAGCGGTTATCCAAGCAAATTTAACAACAACATTAAGCGGAACAGGCCCTTACACTGTACTAGCACCTACAAATGCTGCGTTTCAAGAATTTTTAGACAGTAATCCAGCATGGAATAGTTTAGCAGATATTGATAATGCAACGTTAACGCAAGTTTTATTAAATCACGTTATCTCAGGAACGGTAACGTCTACAGCCTTAATAAGCGCCGGTTCTGGGTACACCAGTACGTTAGCAGATGGTGCTGGAGGACAAAATTTGAGTATTTATTACAATACGACAGCTGGTGTTAAATTTAACGACCTAGCGACAGTAACCACTGCAGATGTAGCGGCATCTAACGGTATTGTACATATCGTAGATAAAGTGATTACCCTACCAAGTATTGTAGACCACGCTATTGCAAATCCAGAGTTAACAAGTTTAGTTGCTGCGGTAACCCGAGCTGATCAAACTGCTGTTTTGGCAGCTCTTACAGGAGCAACCGCTGCAGATCCACTAACCGTTTTAGCTCCGGTTAATGCAGCCTTTACAACTTTCTTAGACGGCACACCTCTAGTAGATGTTCCTGCTGCTGATTTAACACAATTACTTTTAAATCATACCATGAATGGATTTGTTGATTCTACTACTTTAACAACTGCTGGTGAAGGGTATGCTAATACCAATGCTGCAGGTGCAGGAGGAAATGACATGAGTATTTATTATAATACCTCAAGTGGCGTCACTTTTAATGGTGTTTCAACTGTTGCTATCGCTGACATTGTGGGGACTAATGGTATCGTTCATGCTGTAGATGCTGTAGTAGACTTACCAACAATTGCGACTTTTGCAACTGCAAACCCAGCGTTATCAAGTTTAGTTGCTGCCTTACAATTAGCAGATACAGGAACACCAACAGTACCTTACATTACAACAGTATCTGATGCAACGGCTGGACCATTTACAGTGTTCGCACCTACAAACGATGCTTTCGCTGCATTATTATTAGAATTAGACCCTACAGGTAGTACTGAGTTGGGAGATGTTGCTCCAGCTACAGTAGATGGTATTTTAACGTACCATATTGTATCAGCAAACGTTCAATCTTCAATGTTAGTGAGTGGTCCTGTTACAACACTGGGTGGCGATATTACTGCAGATGCAACAGCATTTACTTTAACAGATCCAAATAACAGAGTGAGCAATATTATTACGACATTAGTAGATATTCAAGCTACAAACGGCGTTGTTCATGCTATTGATACGGTTTTATTACCATTGCAATAA
- the yidC gene encoding membrane protein insertase YidC — protein sequence MEEKKLDVNAIIGFVLIFGILLFMLWQSKPSEEEIAAEEKAKQEQIDAVKVKEAILKEEAKVATPEDFSNTTASDSLQQIALQNKLGAFAYSTTLASASNNETTVNNGVLQLKFANKGGHLSEVKLNKFVDFDSVPIYLVKNKNASFNINFGTTDSRILNTQELYFQPTVTKKGENTLVSMKLKVSETQFLEYLYVIKPNDYMVDFSIKSQGLSGIINSSQEVNLDWTQKAMRHDQSVSYENRYTRLTYQHDDGNIDKLDQGGEDEEVEKDVEWLSFRQHFFSSILVADDKPFKSVMLSSKDLVEDEKVDTLFTKQFSAKTALALNGNEINKDMKLYYGPTDSKILKTYDNNLEESIPLGWGLFGWINEYLFIPLFGFLSSFLPFGIAIIVMTVLIKLAMSFVQYKQYLSQMKMKVLKPELDAIREKHKDNKMKAQQETMALQNKAGASPLAGCLPALIQMPVFYALFMFFPTAFALRQKSFLWADDLSSYDEVFKLPIDIPIYGDHVSLFPILAAIAIFFYMKMTTGQNSASMSQPQQEGMPDMAKMMKYMIYFAPIMMMVFFNKYASGLSLYYFISNLISIGILIVIKNYVLDEDKIHANIQVQKAKPKKENKFQRKMKEMMEQAEEQKQNQNKNKKKK from the coding sequence ATGGAAGAAAAAAAATTAGATGTTAATGCAATTATAGGCTTTGTGCTTATTTTTGGTATTTTACTATTTATGTTATGGCAAAGCAAACCCTCTGAAGAAGAAATAGCTGCCGAAGAAAAAGCAAAACAAGAGCAAATAGATGCCGTAAAAGTAAAAGAAGCTATCCTAAAAGAAGAAGCTAAAGTTGCGACCCCTGAAGATTTTTCAAATACTACAGCTTCAGATTCTTTACAGCAAATAGCACTTCAAAATAAATTAGGTGCTTTTGCGTATTCAACGACTTTAGCCTCTGCTTCAAATAATGAAACTACTGTTAATAACGGTGTGCTACAATTGAAATTTGCTAATAAAGGTGGCCATCTATCTGAAGTAAAATTAAATAAGTTTGTAGATTTTGATTCTGTACCAATCTATTTAGTAAAAAACAAAAATGCGAGTTTTAATATCAATTTTGGAACAACAGACAGTCGCATCTTAAACACGCAAGAGTTATATTTTCAGCCTACAGTAACAAAAAAGGGAGAAAACACGTTGGTTTCAATGAAATTAAAGGTCTCTGAAACGCAGTTTTTAGAGTATTTATATGTGATTAAGCCCAATGATTATATGGTGGATTTTTCTATCAAATCTCAGGGTTTAAGTGGTATCATAAACAGTTCTCAGGAAGTAAACTTAGATTGGACACAAAAGGCAATGCGCCATGATCAAAGTGTTTCTTATGAAAACCGTTACACCCGATTAACCTACCAGCATGATGACGGTAACATTGATAAACTAGATCAAGGTGGTGAAGATGAAGAGGTTGAAAAGGATGTAGAGTGGTTGTCTTTTAGACAACATTTCTTTAGCTCCATATTAGTGGCAGATGACAAACCTTTTAAGTCTGTAATGTTGAGTTCTAAAGATTTAGTTGAAGATGAAAAAGTAGATACGCTTTTTACCAAACAGTTTTCAGCAAAAACGGCATTAGCACTAAACGGCAATGAGATTAATAAGGATATGAAGTTGTACTACGGGCCTACTGATAGTAAAATTCTAAAAACGTATGACAACAACTTAGAAGAAAGTATTCCTTTAGGATGGGGGCTATTTGGTTGGATTAATGAATACTTATTTATTCCGTTATTTGGTTTTTTAAGTTCGTTCCTTCCATTTGGTATCGCCATTATCGTTATGACGGTTTTAATTAAGCTAGCCATGTCATTTGTACAATACAAACAGTATTTGTCACAAATGAAAATGAAAGTACTTAAACCAGAATTAGATGCTATTCGCGAGAAACATAAAGACAACAAGATGAAAGCACAGCAAGAAACTATGGCTTTGCAAAACAAAGCAGGAGCAAGTCCGTTAGCAGGTTGTTTGCCAGCTTTAATTCAAATGCCAGTCTTCTACGCTTTATTTATGTTTTTCCCAACAGCCTTTGCATTAAGACAAAAAAGTTTCCTTTGGGCAGATGATTTATCGTCTTATGATGAGGTTTTTAAACTCCCTATAGATATTCCTATTTACGGAGATCACGTGAGTTTATTCCCGATTTTGGCGGCAATTGCAATCTTCTTTTATATGAAAATGACAACAGGCCAAAATTCTGCATCCATGTCACAGCCACAGCAAGAAGGAATGCCAGATATGGCAAAAATGATGAAGTATATGATTTATTTTGCTCCAATCATGATGATGGTATTCTTTAATAAGTATGCGTCTGGATTGAGTTTGTACTACTTTATTTCTAACTTAATTAGTATTGGTATTCTAATTGTAATAAAGAATTATGTTTTAGATGAAGATAAAATTCATGCCAACATACAAGTTCAAAAAGCGAAACCTAAAAAGGAAAATAAATTCCAACGCAAAATGAAGGAGATGATGGAGCAAGCAGAGGAACAAAAGCAAAATCAAAATAAGAATAAAAAAAAGAAATAA
- a CDS encoding DUF3820 family protein, whose product MLQPDREFLIKLAHTKMPYGKYKDRYLIDLPEFYVVWYHNKGFPKGKLGEMLETVYTLKLNGLEEIVKNIQRNFPKK is encoded by the coding sequence ATGCTTCAGCCAGACAGAGAATTTCTAATTAAATTAGCACATACTAAAATGCCCTATGGTAAATATAAAGACCGGTATCTTATAGATTTACCTGAGTTTTATGTGGTTTGGTATCACAATAAAGGTTTTCCTAAGGGAAAATTGGGTGAAATGCTCGAAACCGTTTACACATTAAAATTAAATGGGCTAGAGGAAATTGTTAAAAATATCCAACGAAATTTTCCTAAGAAATAA
- a CDS encoding CTP synthase, translating into MTTTTKYIFVTGGVTSSLGKGIIAASLAKLLQAQGYRTTIQKLDPYINVDPGTLNPYEHGECYVTDDGAETDLDLGHYERFLNVPTSQANNVTTGRIYQSVIEKERRGEFLGKTVQVIPHITDEIKHRIQILGNSGDYDIVITEIGGTVGDIESLPYIEAVRQLKWDLGEHNALVIHLTLIPYLSAAGELKTKPTQHSVKTLMESGVQADILVCRTEHELPQDIRVKLARFCNVTQESVIQSIDASTIYDVPNLMLEQGLDTVVLKKLGLESNTPDLARWNAFLKLHKNPKSEVTIGLIGKYVELQDSYKSILEAFIHAGAENEVRVNVESIHSEYLNDDNIKLKLSHLNGVLVAPGFGERGIEGKIAAVKYVREQNIPFLGICLGMQMAVIEFSRTVLGLKMANSTEMDENTPDPVIDLMEEQKTITDKGGTMRLGAWDCKLVDGSIVKQVYNSESIKERHRHRYEFNSEYKEKIEAAGMIATGFNPETNLVEIIEIPSHPWFVGVQYHPEYKSTVANPHPLFVAFVDAALKNEKKNKGVTMTQNK; encoded by the coding sequence ATGACAACTACAACGAAATACATATTTGTAACAGGAGGAGTGACCTCTTCACTGGGAAAAGGAATCATCGCAGCTTCTTTAGCGAAATTGCTACAGGCCCAAGGTTACAGGACTACCATTCAAAAATTAGACCCCTATATTAACGTCGATCCTGGTACGCTTAATCCTTACGAGCATGGCGAGTGCTATGTTACAGATGATGGCGCTGAAACGGATTTAGATTTAGGGCATTACGAGCGTTTTTTAAACGTACCCACGAGTCAGGCCAATAATGTGACTACAGGTCGTATTTATCAAAGCGTCATTGAAAAAGAACGTCGCGGTGAGTTTTTAGGTAAAACCGTTCAGGTAATTCCTCATATTACAGACGAAATAAAACACCGTATTCAAATTTTAGGGAATTCTGGTGATTACGACATCGTAATTACAGAAATTGGTGGTACCGTTGGTGATATAGAGTCTTTACCCTATATAGAAGCAGTAAGACAATTAAAATGGGACTTAGGGGAGCACAATGCTTTGGTTATTCATTTAACACTAATACCTTACCTTTCGGCAGCAGGAGAGTTAAAAACAAAACCAACGCAACATAGTGTAAAAACATTGATGGAGAGTGGTGTGCAAGCCGATATTTTAGTGTGTAGAACAGAGCATGAATTGCCTCAGGATATCAGAGTGAAATTAGCGCGTTTTTGTAATGTGACTCAGGAATCAGTTATTCAGTCTATTGATGCCTCTACAATCTACGATGTGCCAAATTTAATGCTGGAACAAGGCTTAGATACGGTCGTTTTAAAGAAGCTAGGTCTGGAAAGCAATACACCAGATTTAGCACGCTGGAATGCTTTTTTAAAGTTGCATAAAAATCCAAAGTCGGAAGTTACTATCGGACTTATTGGCAAGTACGTAGAATTACAGGACTCTTATAAATCAATATTGGAGGCTTTTATCCACGCAGGAGCAGAAAACGAAGTACGGGTAAATGTGGAATCCATTCATTCAGAATATCTAAACGATGATAATATAAAACTAAAACTCTCTCATTTAAATGGAGTGTTAGTAGCACCAGGTTTTGGTGAGCGTGGGATTGAAGGAAAAATTGCTGCGGTTAAATATGTGAGAGAGCAGAATATACCATTTCTCGGCATTTGCTTAGGAATGCAAATGGCAGTTATTGAATTTTCACGTACGGTTTTAGGATTGAAAATGGCTAATTCAACAGAAATGGATGAAAACACACCTGATCCTGTAATTGATTTAATGGAAGAACAAAAGACCATTACAGATAAAGGCGGAACTATGCGTTTGGGTGCTTGGGATTGTAAATTGGTTGATGGTAGTATCGTAAAGCAAGTCTATAATTCTGAAAGTATTAAAGAACGTCACAGACATCGCTATGAATTTAATAGTGAATACAAAGAAAAAATAGAAGCAGCAGGTATGATTGCCACGGGTTTTAATCCAGAAACTAACCTGGTAGAAATTATTGAAATCCCTAGTCACCCTTGGTTTGTTGGTGTGCAATACCATCCCGAATATAAAAGTACAGTAGCCAATCCACATCCTCTTTTTGTGGCATTTGTTGATGCAGCGCTTAAAAATGAAAAGAAAAACAAAGGTGTCACTATGACACAAAACAAGTAA
- a CDS encoding LysM peptidoglycan-binding domain-containing protein, whose product MKKIIVILSLFICFSCSSAKAQNYKTHKVKAGETVESIAKQYNMSTSDIYNLNPDARKNLRPNAILIIPKERTTPKTVETETTTSGPATTGAATTTTPTTSTATDSTKQTVEKIFDRYINHRVHRKETLYGLSKEYNVTEEEIKKHNKFLYANNLKKGDKLQIPVFKKIIRLAPAEATTKTYEVKPKEGKWRIAYKYGISVSELEALNPEMDAILQPGQIINIPNLEAEKIKMVDEQYSYYTVLPKEGFYRLKIKTGMEQAELEQFNPGLAESGLKEGMILKVMYNEAIDAESTGAVIDDLAEIVDLSQKEFDRSVKTIAIMLPFNTNKVNSDSVLDIKKQIKTDRTLSIALDFYSGMLMALDELEQKGVNLNVKVYDTQSRESEVNAILRNNDFTTTDVVIGPLLPSIFNTAANSLAYKGIPVVSPVTKEVNVENNVFQSRPSDEMLKTKIIDYIKKDSTSQIIVISDLKRRPVSMMLKEKFINAKLVNSRLDKKTQKDQYNVLEQDLVSVLKPGNNIVFLETDHSGFVSNVASILNGLNNEERVITLVTTNQNKAFEDEEVSNYHLSNLHFTYPSISKIVSEDSNIDFIKNYKKEYHISPNTYAVRGYDLTMDVVLRLVTAESLFSSVIQTPMTSYIENKFGYKKKLFGGYYNNSVYIVRYNDLKIDEVKQ is encoded by the coding sequence ATGAAAAAAATAATAGTTATACTAAGTCTGTTCATTTGTTTTTCTTGTTCTTCAGCAAAAGCACAAAATTATAAGACCCATAAAGTAAAAGCCGGTGAAACAGTAGAAAGCATTGCTAAGCAATATAACATGTCTACGAGTGATATCTATAACCTTAATCCAGATGCACGAAAAAACTTAAGGCCAAATGCTATTTTAATTATTCCGAAAGAAAGAACGACACCAAAAACAGTTGAAACGGAAACAACGACTTCAGGACCCGCTACAACAGGAGCGGCAACGACTACAACACCAACAACTTCTACAGCCACTGATAGTACAAAACAAACGGTAGAGAAAATATTTGATCGTTATATCAATCATAGAGTGCACCGTAAAGAAACCTTATATGGGTTGTCTAAAGAGTATAATGTGACTGAAGAGGAAATTAAAAAACACAATAAATTTCTTTACGCAAATAATTTAAAAAAAGGAGATAAATTACAAATTCCGGTTTTCAAAAAAATTATAAGGTTAGCGCCTGCAGAAGCTACTACCAAAACCTATGAGGTAAAACCTAAGGAAGGGAAATGGCGTATAGCCTATAAATATGGTATTTCGGTTTCAGAATTGGAAGCTTTAAACCCAGAGATGGATGCGATTTTACAGCCGGGTCAAATTATAAATATCCCTAATTTAGAAGCAGAAAAGATAAAAATGGTTGATGAGCAATACAGCTACTACACTGTACTGCCAAAAGAAGGTTTCTATCGTTTAAAAATTAAAACGGGTATGGAGCAAGCTGAGCTGGAACAATTTAATCCTGGTTTGGCAGAATCGGGATTAAAAGAAGGGATGATATTAAAAGTAATGTACAACGAGGCTATAGATGCAGAATCAACAGGTGCTGTAATCGATGACCTTGCAGAGATTGTAGATTTATCACAAAAGGAGTTCGATCGCAGCGTGAAAACCATAGCGATAATGCTTCCCTTTAACACAAATAAAGTGAATTCAGATTCTGTGTTGGATATTAAGAAGCAAATAAAAACGGATAGAACCTTAAGTATTGCGCTCGATTTCTATTCTGGAATGTTAATGGCACTCGACGAGCTGGAACAAAAAGGGGTTAATCTAAACGTAAAAGTGTACGACACACAGTCACGTGAAAGTGAAGTGAACGCTATTTTGAGAAACAACGATTTCACGACTACAGACGTCGTTATTGGGCCACTCTTGCCATCAATTTTCAATACTGCGGCAAATAGCCTAGCCTATAAAGGGATTCCCGTGGTTTCTCCGGTAACAAAAGAGGTGAACGTTGAAAATAATGTATTTCAGTCAAGGCCATCAGACGAGATGTTGAAGACTAAAATAATTGACTATATAAAAAAAGATAGTACCTCGCAAATTATTGTGATTTCAGATTTGAAAAGAAGACCAGTAAGCATGATGCTTAAAGAAAAGTTTATTAATGCTAAATTAGTAAACTCAAGATTGGATAAAAAAACTCAAAAAGATCAATATAATGTGTTAGAACAAGATTTAGTAAGTGTTTTAAAACCTGGTAATAATATTGTGTTTTTAGAAACCGATCATTCTGGTTTTGTCTCTAATGTCGCTAGTATCTTAAATGGTTTAAATAATGAGGAAAGGGTAATAACTTTAGTAACAACGAATCAAAACAAAGCTTTTGAAGACGAAGAAGTTTCTAATTACCACCTCTCTAATTTACATTTTACCTATCCGTCAATTTCTAAAATTGTAAGTGAAGATTCTAACATTGATTTTATAAAAAATTATAAAAAGGAATACCATATCTCACCTAATACTTATGCTGTACGTGGTTATGATTTAACAATGGATGTGGTATTGCGTTTGGTAACTGCTGAGAGTTTGTTTTCTTCAGTAATTCAGACACCAATGACGTCTTATATAGAGAATAAATTTGGTTATAAAAAGAAACTCTTTGGAGGATACTATAATAATAGCGTTTACATTGTACGCTATAACGATTTAAAAATTGACGAGGTGAAGCAATAG
- a CDS encoding toxin-antitoxin system YwqK family antitoxin, with protein MKLIYIILFSLSIGSGFTQELNQFDANGERHGIWKKNFEDTKVLRYEGEFNHGKEVGTFKFYKNIDGKALLTATRTFNSDSDLAQVKFFSSTKNLISEGQTRGKTYVGKWLYYHNKSKQIMTEEFYNSKGELEGEKNTYYLSGKIAKKENYQGGVLNGEARSFSEIGKLISVFNYNNDVLDGPAKIYDTKGDIQMEGVYQKDRRHGIWKFYENGILKEEQDLTRRSNNPKEN; from the coding sequence ATGAAACTAATTTATATCATTTTATTCAGTCTATCTATAGGCTCTGGTTTTACTCAGGAGTTGAATCAGTTTGATGCCAACGGAGAGCGTCATGGTATTTGGAAAAAGAATTTTGAGGATACGAAGGTGTTAAGATATGAGGGCGAATTCAACCATGGCAAAGAGGTGGGGACATTCAAATTTTATAAAAATATAGATGGTAAAGCACTATTAACAGCGACCAGAACTTTTAATTCGGATAGTGATTTAGCTCAAGTAAAGTTTTTTTCTTCAACTAAAAATTTAATTAGTGAAGGTCAAACGAGAGGGAAAACCTATGTTGGTAAATGGCTATATTATCACAACAAGTCAAAACAAATTATGACTGAAGAGTTTTACAATAGCAAAGGGGAGTTGGAAGGTGAAAAGAACACCTATTATTTAAGCGGAAAGATTGCTAAAAAAGAAAACTATCAAGGCGGTGTTTTAAATGGAGAAGCACGTTCATTTTCTGAAATAGGGAAACTAATAAGCGTTTTTAATTATAATAATGACGTATTAGATGGGCCAGCTAAGATTTACGATACTAAAGGGGATATACAAATGGAAGGCGTGTATCAAAAAGACAGGCGACACGGGATTTGGAAATTCTATGAAAACGGAATACTGAAGGAAGAACAAGATTTAACACGGCGTAGTAATAATCCAAAGGAAAATTAA